The following nucleotide sequence is from Siniperca chuatsi isolate FFG_IHB_CAS linkage group LG2, ASM2008510v1, whole genome shotgun sequence.
TCCATGAAGCCTGTTGTGCAGCATTATTTGCTGTATGTACTATTTTAATCTTGTCTGGCGATTCAGTGAATAATGACAAAAGTCAGAGCACTGCAATTTTACATGAagattacattattttgttattataatttcaattatgtttttttttattgctcaaATACACAATTTAAATGGATTTTGTGGCAATTATGGGCCAAGCTAGTAGTTTAAGAAGCTGTTATTATTTGTTAACAGACTATCGATTGTTAACACGTTGAATAATCAATTAAGGAAGACCCTTGAAATTTGCATTCCTAAATAGTCATGTAATTTGTGTAgtaatcaccatcatcatcctTTGTGAAGATATTTGCTCACAAACTGGACATTCACGTGTTTGCTTCTCCGACCACCATCTTTGCAGACAGTCTTTACAGAAACTCTGGCAACATGACAGAACAACAAGATCTTTAAAGATGTCATAGCAGACAGAACAGGAGAGGTCTTTTTCTGATCGGTAAGCAATTTTCTGAAAAATCCCAGACATAAAGCACTGAGTCTCTCAGTGTTCATCAGTGCGTCCTCTCAGAAGAAGAATAACGGTCTCTGTTtactgacttgtttgggtgagtCAGAGAACGGGTGGAGCTTTGTCAGATCAGGGGTTTGTTTAgtttcaaaatgtttctctgacatttttcactggGTGAAGTAGACTAATGGCGGGTCCAGTGGGCCAATCAGCAACCAGGCAGCCACTGTTACTGATTTCAGTAACAAATGAGAAATCCAACAGACAGATGATCAGAGACATATAGAGATACTGACTGATGAACACAGTTTAGCTGTTGTTGTTTCCAATCTGAATACAGAGAATCGTGGGAAATAAACTCTAATAGGAGACATAGCAGACATTGCTGGGTTAAAGAGCCTGAGATAACATTTCATCAGATTAGGCCTCCAAACAGTATTTGTATGATTAAAAGGTTTATCTACACTTACTAGGcgctttattaggtacacctgtacaatctgaTGCAAgtcaatacaacagctctggcATGAATTCTACTTTTACGAAgctcataatttttttttacactgttagAAAGGTGATAATtctattaattttattattgaggttgtagtgcgtggtggtgttgtactggagtGCATTAAATTGAAAGGTGTTTTGAATATTTGGCCCCCCTCATGTATGAGGCATACTGATTATATgattataaaatgtacaaaatgtaaaatacaccaATCATAACCCAAGATACAGTTATCCATAAACCCATTACTTTTTACAGCAAAACTAAACTTGATATCTGATGAAAGActcacaaaaaaatgtacatataatCTTTTCTCCAGAGATTATTAATATGAACACTGTTTACACTGGTCAAATTGAACTACTATAAATAATACTTAGAGCATAAAACTCAaatgtattatcattattaatatacaatatttcatatattattAGCCTACAACACAGAACATCAACTACAACATTGTTTTGTGTGAGTTGTACCAATGATCAAAAGGCACATTTGTACACAGATGATACACAAGGTTAAACAGTTGCTAAAACCATGAAATGACTACAAAAATATTAACTATATACAAATATTCAGATTAtataagaaatacaaaaaaatctcatatttaaatctaaaaaataaagaaaataaagaaacactaaCATCAGAGCTTTGGGATCATTTGTTGTTTAAACACATGGCCACTGAGATCTAGTGCAGACTACCAGACTTGCCTGTCCCAGACAAATTTCTTAGAGACAGAAACCCTCAAGTTGTCACAGACTCGGTGCTCGTGTTTGTCTCGATGGTTCCTCGCAGTTCAGAGACGTGTCTACTTCTTATCGTGTCCCAGACACTACGAgagttttaaaacatgtttttctcgTAGCTTCAGAAGCTGACATTTTCTGTGTCTAGATAGATAAGGTAGATAATATAGATAGACGATAGACAATTATGTACTTTGTGTAGTCACCACCTGAATCATCTTCAAACTAGCCACCTCTATTCATACCTGTTACACTGTTTACAGAGACTTAGATGCAAATATCTTCTGAGACTTAACTGGTAATATCTTCAGTGGCAGTTGATTACAAGTTTGAAAGTATGGAAACATCTtctcagtgaaagtgtgtgtgaaggtgtgtatgtgtgtgttggtatcAGGATCAGAGAATGACAGTTTTCCTCTGTTCCAGTCCAGATGAACTCTGATCCTCTTGAGCTTCTTCTCCAAAATAAGAGTGGTTGATAATTCTGGTAGTGAGCTTACTGAATATTCACCTTTACAGAACTCTAGCCATAATCCAGATATCAACTCTCCCTTCCTCTGGACATAATCTGCTGCCACACCCACTGTCCAGTCTGTACTGTCTCCAACCTCAATATCCCAGCTGTGAGTCCCTGAGTCAAAGCCCTCAGAGCCCAGGACAGAGTGACAGCAGTCAAACCTTTCTAGATCATCAGGaagcttctctctctgtccacatCTCACACTGGTCAGATCTGCAGACAGGGTGAGGTGTGGATGAGCAGAGTTTGGATCCAGAATCACAGGAGTGTAGGAGACCATCTCATTCATCTTGTTCCAGATGTTGAAGGTCAGGTTGCCCAGGTGTTTGGCCTCGTCTATCAGAGCTCCTGAGACCAGCGCTGGATcatccagcagggggcgctgctggattctttccactgcagccttGTAGTTCTGCAGGAATtcgattttatttataattttttttttcagtgagaCGTCTTTAGCtttcagctgctcctctgtggctctgattGTGTCCGAAAGATCTGCTATCACACTCCTTAGAGCCTCAATCTTCTCCCTCATCATCTGCCTCTTTTggtcctcttcctccctcagagCAGTGatcctggcctcctcttcctcttgtaGAAACCGATGTAGCTCCTTAAACCGCTTTAtaatctccctctctgtgtttctggccTGGACCTTAATGTATTCTGCTGTTTGATCAcagtttgctttaatttttttaaagagtttctgttttttttgtaagaACTTCAGGGAGTTCTGGAGCTCCTCTCTGTGATC
It contains:
- the LOC122887439 gene encoding E3 ubiquitin-protein ligase TRIM39-like, producing MSEKHFETKQTPDLTKLHPFCDSPKQVTSLREKMAYRAEEDLSCSVCYDIFKDPVVLSCCHSFCKACLQRWWRTKQTRECPICEQISSQSEPPVSLVLKNLCEAFLLERDQRASAGSEALCSLHSERLKLFCLDHQQPVCLVCRDSKTHKKHRFRPIDEAAPDHREELQNSLKFLQKKQKLFKKIKANCDQTAEYIKVQARNTEREIIKRFKELHRFLQEEEEARITALREEEDQKRQMMREKIEALRSVIADLSDTIRATEEQLKAKDVSLKKKIINKIEFLQNYKAAVERIQQRPLLDDPALVSGALIDEAKHLGNLTFNIWNKMNEMVSYTPVILDPNSAHPHLTLSADLTSVRCGQREKLPDDLERFDCCHSVLGSEGFDSGTHSWDIEVGDSTDWTVGVAADYVQRKGELISGLWLEFCKGEYSVSSLPELSTTLILEKKLKRIRVHLDWNRGKLSFSDPDTNTHIHTFTHTFTEKMFPYFQTCNQLPLKILPVKSQKIFASKSL